From Haloglomus litoreum, the proteins below share one genomic window:
- a CDS encoding S1C family serine protease: protein MLGAAGTTAALAGCASGFVGSTADQPEDPAEGPADGDGSTNPDPTATRENRYTEAYRATTPSVAVVRAYGPDGRAGQGSGFVYDGHVVTNQHVVEGADTFEVGFARQDWREGSVVGADVYSDLAVIEVGSLPDYARPLSFVEREAPVGTEVLAVGAPFGLGQSASAGIVSGVDRSLPAANNFVIPDAVQTDAAANPGNSGGPLVDLDANVVGVVNSGGGDNIAFAVSAALSTRVVPALVETGEYTHSFMGVGLRGVTPLLAEANDLPAVSGAYVASVREDAPSEGVLQGSTGSTTVNGVEVPTGGDVVVGLDETPIEALNDLSIYLALETSPGDEIAVRLIRDGSRRTVSLTLGERPDP, encoded by the coding sequence CTGCTGGGTGCTGCGGGGACGACGGCGGCGCTGGCCGGCTGCGCCAGCGGGTTCGTCGGCAGCACCGCCGACCAGCCCGAGGACCCGGCCGAGGGACCGGCCGATGGCGACGGGTCGACGAACCCGGACCCGACCGCGACCCGGGAGAACCGCTACACCGAGGCGTACCGGGCGACGACCCCGAGCGTCGCGGTCGTCCGGGCGTACGGGCCGGACGGGCGCGCCGGCCAGGGCTCGGGCTTCGTCTACGACGGCCACGTCGTCACCAACCAGCACGTCGTCGAGGGGGCGGACACGTTCGAGGTCGGCTTCGCGCGGCAGGACTGGCGCGAGGGGTCCGTGGTCGGGGCGGACGTCTACTCCGACCTCGCGGTCATCGAGGTCGGGTCGCTGCCCGACTACGCGCGACCGCTCTCGTTCGTCGAGCGCGAGGCGCCCGTCGGGACCGAGGTACTGGCCGTTGGCGCGCCGTTCGGGCTGGGGCAGTCGGCCTCGGCTGGCATCGTCAGCGGCGTCGACCGGTCGCTCCCGGCCGCGAACAACTTCGTCATCCCCGACGCGGTCCAGACGGACGCGGCCGCCAACCCCGGCAACTCCGGGGGGCCGCTGGTCGACCTGGACGCGAACGTGGTGGGCGTGGTCAACTCCGGCGGCGGCGACAACATCGCGTTCGCGGTCAGCGCGGCGCTCTCGACGCGGGTGGTGCCGGCGCTCGTCGAGACCGGCGAGTACACCCACTCGTTCATGGGCGTCGGGCTCCGCGGGGTCACGCCGCTGCTCGCGGAGGCCAACGACCTCCCCGCGGTCAGCGGAGCCTACGTCGCCTCCGTCCGCGAGGACGCCCCCTCCGAGGGGGTGCTCCAGGGGTCGACCGGCTCGACGACCGTCAACGGCGTCGAGGTCCCGACCGGCGGCGACGTGGTCGTCGGGCTGGACGAGACGCCCATCGAGGCGCTGAACGATCTCTCGATCTACCTGGCGCTGGAGACCAGTCCCGGCGACGAGATCGCCGTGCGACTCATCCGCGACGGCAGCCGCCGGACGGTGTCGCTCACGCTGG
- a CDS encoding ATP-dependent DNA helicase: protein MATSDGPGYLRFFPYDQPYDHQHDAMEAIREALVTERDVLFEGACGTGKTLAALAPALEYGRAANKTVVITTNVHQQTRQFIEEARAINAAEPLRAVVFRGKGSMCHIDVDYQECQALRDATREVVDQAEDVAALEQQAAELREAANGDAGAANGASDLGEARTAVLDELQAAEDQLESVEADANVCERYQRNLTGDTSDFYDWLYADVRTPDEIYDAAHEAGFCGYELLKEGMEGVDLVVCNYHHLLDPTIREQFFRWLDRDPEDIVAVFDEAHNIEDSARDHATRTCNEVTLASALDELDETDDFRVDPAERVIRAFHDALVDVYEAGMSFGAREALGEDWEDVTIDADTGRDDLTMAFLERYEGPGYKQDLEHALNLGKTLDQAYQEAYKDGETTTRKECQTLAAAGFIGDWMDGSAEPGQYPVVSVRRTEAGVRGRAELYTCIPRQVTEPLFDDLHASVLMSATLRPFDVQRDVLGLEDPVTMAYGLQFPPERRRTFAVTSPALFASKRDDPDVQDTVAGTIEDAVRFTPGNTLVFCPSYAEAERYYDRVGTDATPYLDRPGERAEDLRERFTAGDDGVLFTSLWGTLAEGVSYDGDDARTVLVVGVPYPHLDDRMEAVEDAFAGAFGGDEEQGWRYAVEIPTVRKTRQALGRVVRSPEDFGVRALVDERYARSRADDLGQYSVHDTFPEEEREELLDIAPEKLKFAMLNFYQEMDAYDGDPPRP, encoded by the coding sequence GTGGCGACGAGTGACGGGCCCGGGTACCTGCGCTTCTTCCCCTACGACCAGCCGTACGACCACCAGCACGACGCGATGGAGGCCATCCGCGAGGCGCTGGTCACGGAGCGGGACGTGCTGTTCGAGGGGGCCTGTGGGACCGGCAAGACGCTGGCGGCGCTGGCCCCGGCGCTGGAGTACGGCCGGGCCGCGAACAAGACCGTCGTCATCACGACCAACGTCCACCAGCAGACCCGCCAGTTCATCGAGGAGGCCCGGGCCATCAACGCGGCCGAACCGCTCCGGGCGGTCGTCTTCCGCGGCAAGGGGTCGATGTGCCACATCGACGTGGACTACCAGGAGTGCCAGGCGCTCCGCGACGCGACGAGGGAGGTGGTCGACCAGGCCGAGGACGTGGCCGCGCTGGAACAGCAGGCCGCCGAGCTGCGCGAGGCGGCGAACGGCGACGCCGGGGCGGCGAACGGCGCGAGCGACCTCGGGGAGGCCCGCACCGCGGTGCTGGACGAGCTGCAGGCCGCCGAGGACCAGCTCGAGAGCGTCGAGGCCGACGCCAACGTCTGCGAGCGCTACCAGCGCAACCTGACCGGCGACACGAGCGACTTCTACGACTGGCTGTACGCCGACGTGCGCACGCCCGACGAGATCTACGACGCGGCCCACGAGGCCGGTTTCTGCGGGTACGAGCTGCTGAAGGAGGGGATGGAGGGGGTCGATCTCGTCGTCTGCAACTACCACCACCTGCTCGACCCGACCATCCGCGAGCAGTTCTTCCGGTGGCTGGACCGCGACCCCGAGGACATCGTGGCGGTGTTCGACGAGGCCCACAACATCGAGGACTCGGCCCGCGACCACGCCACCCGCACCTGCAACGAGGTGACGCTGGCGAGCGCGCTGGACGAACTCGACGAGACCGACGACTTCCGGGTCGACCCCGCAGAGCGGGTCATCCGGGCGTTCCACGACGCGCTGGTCGACGTCTACGAGGCCGGGATGAGCTTCGGCGCCCGCGAGGCACTCGGCGAGGACTGGGAGGACGTTACCATCGACGCCGACACGGGCCGCGACGACCTCACGATGGCGTTCCTGGAGCGCTACGAGGGCCCCGGGTACAAGCAGGACCTCGAACACGCGCTGAACCTCGGGAAGACGCTCGACCAGGCCTACCAGGAGGCGTACAAGGACGGCGAGACGACGACGCGCAAGGAGTGCCAGACCCTGGCGGCGGCGGGCTTCATCGGCGACTGGATGGACGGCTCCGCGGAGCCGGGCCAGTATCCCGTCGTCAGCGTCCGCCGCACCGAGGCCGGCGTCCGCGGCCGGGCGGAGCTGTACACCTGCATCCCGCGGCAGGTGACCGAGCCGCTGTTCGACGACCTGCACGCCTCCGTCCTGATGTCGGCCACCCTCCGCCCGTTCGACGTCCAGCGTGACGTGCTGGGGCTCGAGGATCCGGTGACGATGGCGTACGGGCTCCAGTTCCCGCCCGAGCGCCGGCGCACCTTCGCGGTCACCTCGCCCGCGCTGTTCGCCAGCAAGCGCGATGACCCCGACGTGCAGGACACGGTCGCGGGCACCATCGAGGACGCCGTCCGGTTCACGCCGGGCAACACGCTCGTCTTCTGTCCCTCCTACGCCGAGGCCGAGCGCTACTACGACCGCGTCGGGACCGACGCGACGCCCTACCTCGACCGCCCGGGTGAGCGCGCCGAGGACCTCCGCGAGCGGTTCACCGCGGGCGACGACGGGGTGTTGTTCACCTCGCTGTGGGGCACGCTCGCCGAGGGCGTGAGCTACGACGGGGACGACGCCCGCACGGTGCTGGTCGTCGGGGTCCCGTACCCGCATCTCGACGACCGGATGGAGGCCGTCGAGGACGCCTTCGCGGGTGCGTTCGGTGGCGACGAGGAGCAGGGCTGGCGCTACGCCGTCGAGATCCCGACCGTCCGCAAGACGCGCCAGGCACTCGGGCGCGTCGTGCGTTCGCCGGAGGACTTCGGGGTCCGCGCGCTCGTCGACGAGCGCTACGCCCGCTCGCGGGCCGACGACCTCGGCCAGTACTCCGTCCACGACACCTTCCCCGAGGAGGAGCGCGAGGAGCTGCTGGACATCGCGCCCGAGAAACTGAAGTTCGCGATGCTGAACTTCTACCAGGAGATGGACGCCTACGACGGTGACCCGCCACGGCCGTGA